In one Gadus morhua chromosome 7, gadMor3.0, whole genome shotgun sequence genomic region, the following are encoded:
- the LOC115546691 gene encoding protein NYNRIN-like has product MAPCWHRKGRKGIGWWRWRRQQEEGADFRPVLQWLDLQRRPPWEEVAVLSLVTKGLWAKFKTLRLWDGVLQRAWKEPATGDVRWQVVVPHSLRGEVLQAIHGAVGSGHFGVTKTLRRLRLGFYWGQHKRDVEDFCRCCDGCTAHKGPAERSFAQLQQFPVGFPMERVGVDVVGPLPCTERGNKYVLTAMDYFTKWTEAYALPDQGAETVADALIGGMISRFGAAESIHSDQGRHFESRVSLRLYVAGWTCRPVLPPCTHRVTAWWSDFIAVWSSSWPLSRLSISGTGTIICL; this is encoded by the exons ATGGCGCCGTGCTGGCACAGGAAGGGCCGGAAGGGGATCGGGTGGTGGC GATGGAgacggcagcaggaggagggcgCAGACTTTCGACCAGTGCTCCAGTGGTTGGACCTACAGCGGCGGCCCCCATGGGAAGAAGTGGCCGTTCTCTCCCTGGTCACCAAGGGACTGTGGGCTAAGTTCAAGACCCTGCGGCTGTGGGATGGCGTGCTTCAGCGGGCCTGGAAGGAACCCGCCACCGGAGATGTGAGGTGGCAAGTGGTGGTGCCTCACTCTCTGCGTGGGGAAGTGCTTCAAGCGATCCATGGTGCTGTGGGCTCGGGGCACTTTGGGGTGACAAAAACCCTTCGTCGCCTCCGCCTTGGCTTCTACTGGGGGCAGCACAAGCGGGACGTTGAGGACTTCTGTCGCTGCTGTGATGGCTGCACAGCCCACAAAGGCCCAGCTGAAAGGTCCTTTGCCCAGTTACAGCAGTTCCCTGTGGGGTTCCCTATGGAGAGGGTtggggtggatgtggtgggCCCGCTACCCTGCACAGAGAGGGGGAACAAGTATGTCCTCACGGCCATGGACTATTTTACCAAGTGGACAGAGGCGTACGCTCTGCCTGACCAGGGGGCAGAGACCGTAGCGGACGCTTTAATCGGGGGGATGATTAGCCGTTTTGGGGCAGCAGAGTCCATCCACAGTGACCAGGGGAGACATTTTGAATCCCGTGTGTCTTTGCGGCTTTATGTAGCAGGCTGGACATGCAGACCCGTACTACCCCCCTGCACCCACAGAGTGACGGCTTGGTGGAGCGATTTCATCGCTGTatggagcagcagctggccaTTGTCTCGGCTGAGCATCAGCGGGACTGGGACAATCATCTGCCTCTAG